In one window of Cellulophaga sp. HaHa_2_95 DNA:
- a CDS encoding OmpH family outer membrane protein, which yields MKKIVMALALFSVFACQESKIGFVDNQKLMEEYQEKIDVEAKFKVKIDALTQQRDSISQMFQMKLQAFQAKAQKMPQAQAQEEYGQLQQEGQFMGQQLQKQEQELQVQSQTEMDSIVNKVKREVKAYGKDNGYTFILGGGDGGSVLYGAEAQEVTAPIVKALNDKYKN from the coding sequence ATGAAAAAAATTGTAATGGCTTTAGCACTATTTAGTGTTTTTGCATGCCAAGAGAGTAAAATTGGTTTTGTTGATAATCAAAAGCTAATGGAAGAGTATCAAGAAAAAATTGACGTTGAAGCTAAATTCAAAGTTAAAATAGATGCTTTAACGCAACAGAGAGATAGTATTTCTCAAATGTTTCAGATGAAATTACAAGCTTTTCAGGCTAAAGCTCAAAAAATGCCACAAGCACAGGCACAAGAAGAGTACGGTCAATTACAACAAGAAGGTCAGTTTATGGGCCAGCAATTGCAAAAGCAAGAGCAAGAATTACAAGTACAAAGCCAAACAGAAATGGATAGTATTGTAAATAAAGTAAAAAGGGAAGTTAAGGCTTACGGTAAAGATAACGGATATACGTTTATCTTAGGTGGCGGTGATGGTGGTAGTGTTCTTTACGGGGCAGAAGCACAAGAAGTTACTGCGCCAATTGTTAAAGCGTTAAATGATAAGTATAAAAACTAG
- a CDS encoding GNAT family N-acetyltransferase: MNIKQSEQDKNGVFKAVIEDQEVGHLEYAWLGPKTLSINHTEVNPDFGGQGIGKKLVLAAIDFAREKNAKIKVLCTYAKAVIDKNPDLQDILA; encoded by the coding sequence ATGAATATAAAACAATCAGAACAGGATAAAAACGGAGTATTTAAGGCTGTGATAGAAGATCAGGAGGTTGGCCATTTGGAATATGCTTGGCTAGGTCCAAAAACCTTGAGTATCAATCATACCGAAGTAAATCCAGATTTTGGTGGCCAAGGTATTGGTAAAAAACTGGTACTAGCTGCTATTGATTTTGCTCGGGAAAAAAATGCTAAAATAAAAGTATTGTGCACTTACGCTAAAGCGGTGATTGATAAAAACCCAGATCTTCAAGATATTCTAGCTTAA